A stretch of Corallococcus macrosporus DNA encodes these proteins:
- a CDS encoding sterol desaturase family protein → MLMLLPENPSLPLLFLLVLLISGTLKLLTVVGGWLVWRTRLAERFRVFRRELSKGQLRSELLAAGVVVLTDAVLLATFRAFTGPLMAPFSLSTALWSYAWMFVGFEVWFYVTHRLLHLPRFYRFHAQHHVAQVTDPLTALSFSAAERVVLLGGGLSLHFAAMHLMPGSQLGVLAYMLTNYVLNAFGHGNTEWLPKRFVTSWVGRVLFTPTFHALHHARYQGHYGLFTVVLDRWLGTAFPDYPLVHARARDGEGLTRIGERLAVPPPAPSLPAVPQVPDAHQAL, encoded by the coding sequence ATGCTGATGCTGCTGCCCGAGAATCCGTCCCTGCCCCTGCTGTTCCTGCTGGTGCTGCTCATCAGCGGGACCCTCAAGCTGCTGACGGTGGTGGGCGGGTGGCTGGTGTGGCGCACGCGGCTGGCGGAGCGCTTCCGGGTGTTCCGGCGGGAGCTGTCCAAGGGGCAGCTGCGCAGCGAACTGCTCGCGGCGGGGGTCGTGGTGCTGACGGACGCGGTGCTCCTCGCGACCTTCCGGGCCTTCACCGGGCCGCTGATGGCGCCGTTCAGCCTGTCCACGGCGCTCTGGTCCTACGCGTGGATGTTCGTGGGCTTCGAGGTGTGGTTCTACGTGACGCACCGGCTGCTGCACCTGCCGCGCTTCTACCGCTTCCACGCCCAGCATCACGTGGCGCAGGTGACGGATCCGCTCACCGCGCTGTCGTTCTCCGCGGCGGAGCGGGTGGTGCTGCTGGGCGGCGGGCTGAGCCTGCACTTCGCGGCCATGCACCTGATGCCGGGCTCGCAGTTGGGCGTCCTGGCCTACATGCTGACCAACTACGTCCTCAACGCCTTCGGGCACGGCAACACGGAGTGGCTGCCGAAGCGCTTCGTGACGTCCTGGGTGGGCCGCGTCCTCTTCACCCCCACGTTCCACGCGCTGCACCATGCGCGCTACCAGGGGCACTACGGGCTCTTCACCGTGGTGCTGGACCGGTGGCTGGGCACCGCGTTTCCGGACTATCCGCTCGTGCACGCGCGCGCTCGCGATGGCGAGGGGCTCACGCGCATCGGGGAGCGGCTGGCGGTTCCTCCCCCCGCCCCTTCCCTGCCCGCGGTGCCCCAGGTGCCGGACGCCCACCAGGCGCTCTGA
- a CDS encoding FAD/NAD(P)-binding protein, producing MNSRQDVIIIGAGASGTLLAACLLRGARSPLRVALVERGERLGRGVAYSTASARHLLNVPAGRMSAWVEDPEHFLRWLRVESPDTPPSAFAERRRYGQYLESVLKESAARAAPGVQLETPRDEVTAVVDTADGVKVSLASGATLEARTVVLALGNALPADLRVPDGGLYASPRYHRSPWVPGALEGIGAGESVLLIGTALTMVDTVLSLGERGHQGTVHALSRHGLLPHPHRAHGAKTPAAAEPLRIRELLRSVRREMDRCRDAETASPSAAGVVPFSTLRIRDVLHAMRQEVDAQTAAGADWRAAVDALRPVTTPLWQRLSETERRRFLRHLRAYWEVHRHRMAPEINDALDAWRRDGRLALHAARVLGFELEPDAVAVRLRRRGEREPQVLRVQHVINCTGPEASPASRSQPVLRGLLEAGQARADALGIGLATAPDGEVLDARGQPSAHLFTLGPPRRGDLWETTAVPEIRSQARDLSDHLLRLLGVSRTATSEPVPAASP from the coding sequence GTGAACTCCCGGCAGGACGTCATCATCATCGGCGCGGGCGCCAGCGGAACGCTGCTCGCGGCCTGTCTCTTGCGGGGCGCCCGTTCGCCCCTGCGCGTGGCCCTCGTGGAGCGGGGAGAGCGCCTGGGGCGGGGGGTCGCGTACTCGACGGCCAGCGCGCGTCACCTGCTCAACGTGCCGGCCGGCCGCATGAGCGCCTGGGTCGAGGATCCGGAGCACTTCCTGCGCTGGCTGCGCGTGGAGTCACCGGACACGCCGCCCTCCGCGTTCGCCGAGCGCCGCCGCTATGGCCAGTATCTTGAGTCCGTGCTGAAGGAGTCCGCCGCGCGGGCCGCGCCGGGCGTCCAGTTGGAGACGCCGCGCGACGAGGTGACGGCGGTGGTGGACACCGCGGACGGCGTGAAGGTGTCGCTCGCGAGCGGCGCGACCCTGGAGGCGCGCACGGTGGTGCTGGCGCTGGGCAACGCGCTGCCCGCGGACCTGCGCGTGCCGGACGGCGGGCTGTACGCGAGCCCCCGCTATCACCGCTCGCCGTGGGTGCCCGGGGCGCTGGAGGGCATTGGCGCCGGGGAGTCGGTGCTGCTCATCGGCACGGCGCTCACCATGGTGGACACGGTGCTGTCGCTGGGCGAGCGCGGCCACCAGGGCACGGTGCACGCGCTGTCCCGGCACGGCCTGCTGCCGCACCCGCACCGCGCGCACGGCGCGAAGACGCCCGCCGCGGCGGAGCCCCTGCGCATCCGCGAGCTGTTGCGCTCGGTGCGCCGGGAGATGGACCGCTGTCGCGACGCGGAGACCGCGTCCCCTTCCGCGGCGGGCGTGGTGCCGTTCAGCACGCTGCGCATCCGCGACGTGCTGCACGCGATGCGACAGGAGGTCGACGCCCAGACGGCCGCGGGCGCGGACTGGCGCGCGGCGGTGGACGCGCTGCGGCCGGTGACGACGCCCCTGTGGCAGCGGCTGTCGGAGACGGAGCGGCGGCGCTTCCTTCGCCACCTGCGGGCGTACTGGGAGGTGCACCGCCACCGCATGGCGCCGGAGATAAACGACGCACTGGATGCGTGGCGGCGCGACGGGCGGCTGGCGCTCCACGCGGCCCGGGTGCTCGGCTTCGAGCTGGAGCCGGACGCGGTGGCGGTCCGCCTGCGGCGCCGGGGCGAGCGCGAGCCCCAGGTGCTGCGCGTGCAGCACGTCATCAACTGCACCGGCCCCGAGGCGAGCCCGGCCTCGCGCAGCCAGCCCGTCCTGCGCGGGCTGCTGGAGGCGGGACAGGCGCGCGCGGACGCGCTGGGCATCGGGTTGGCGACGGCACCCGATGGCGAGGTGCTGGACGCGCGCGGCCAGCCGTCCGCCCACCTCTTCACGCTGGGCCCGCCGCGCCGGGGCGACCTCTGGGAGACCACCGCCGTGCCGGAGATCCGCTCCCAGGCCCGCGACCTGTCAGACCACCTGCTGCGCCTGCTGGGCGTGTCCCGCACCGCGACGTCCGAGCCGGTTCCCGCCGCGTCGCCCTGA